The DNA sequence GAAAACTTCTACAAATAAGTAACGCTCACTAAATAAAAACGAAGAAGCAGGTTCCGTCGGAACCTGCTTCTTCGTTTGCACAGGTACTCAAATTTGTTGTTCGGTGGAGGTTGACTATGTATGAGTTTTCTATTCTTCAAATACTGGCGTTTACATTTAGCATTTGGTCTGTCTTTTTTCTCACTGATTTGGTGGTAGGAAAACTGATGGGTAATAAGAAAATTGCCGAGGCAGCAGTGCCTACTTTTCTTGCCGGTTGTATAGTTATGCTTTGTGCTGCTTCTGGTGCAGCGATGTTTTTTGCAAGCGATGATCTCAGTTATCCTTATTCGACCTATATTCAAGATGGCACAACCTTGGTTGAGGGCGAGAAGGTAGTTGAAAGACTGCCGGACAAATTTCAGGAGGCCATTGGAAGATTGCGCTATGGGCAGAATGCCTATTCAATTCGCGAAGCCTCAGTAAGGAACAAGCTGAAGGGCGACGGCATTCAGCAAGATCACACAGTGGTCTGGTTGGAGCGTCCCGAAGATGGTGGTTGGACGGGGCTAAAGAGGCGCTTCGTTTTTGTTGGTGTTTCACACGATGTCTTGGCAAAAGTTGAGCGGACCCTGAAAATCGAACTCTCCGAAGATCAGCTACGAGAGATGCTGAATAATTTTCCTTCTGAATTGAGAGATCCGGTACTCACTACATTCGCATCGGGTGGATACAAAGTCTACGGACTTGGTCCTGTTACGTATTCGACTTTTGGCAGTATCTCTGAAGTCTGTGCCATTCAGCTCATCAAGGAAAAGCAGATGCCCACTGATATAGCCAATCAAAGGCAGCGCGTAATAGTCGATGAAGTCGACGTGTTTGTCGAAGACCGCACTATTACTGGCGGCTCATTGAATATGCGCCCATAATTTGCCCTTTTAGTTTTAGTTGGAGTGAAAAATGAATAGCAAGTTTTCTTGGCGCAAGCCTTTGCTTGCGCTATCTCTTTTTGCTGCTCTAGTGTCCGGTGCCGTTTGTTCTTCTTTTGCGGACACGGCCAATGATGATCTAGACAGCATTCTCAACGCTCCGGCAATGCCGGCTGTCAATGTTTTTCAATCGGAAGCCACGCAAAACGAAGTATTTGCCCAAGCAAATGCCCTTGCGTCAAGAGTGGCAAATATGTATCGCGACGTGCGTTACCAGGCTTATCCTGCCGCACCGGATGCATCAGACATCAAAGTAATTTGCACGGTCACAGTGCGTGATGCTGATACGGATGAGGTCTTGAGTACGATAAAAACTGCTCCTAGACCGGCGTTTGGCTTGCCTCAGGCAATACCGATGCCGCTTTCACATGTCCCACGCAAGCTTGTTGTGATTACAGGCAAGATTGCCAAAGACACATTGCCACTGCTGCAAAACCAACAAAACAAAATGGTGGAAGCAATGGTGCAAATCAAGCGCAATGGATCCTCGCAGTGCACGATTGTTGTATCTGCAGACCACCTTAATGGTGGTGTCTGTACTGGCGTGTCTTTTGTCAGTAAAGACGATGCACTTCCAAATGTTACGGATGTCGTTTACCCAGCGAACTAATCGACATTTTTATACGAACAAATTGTTCGCGGAGGCAAATCCCTATGTTTAAACGATTCCTTTCATTTTTGATTTCGCTGTTCCGCAATCAGCGACAGACGGCTCGCACTTTTAATGGCACCGGTCACATGACTGTGGCTAATCTTGCCTATAAGAAATTGAAGCCGGAAACTAAAAAGCGCGTAAAAGAGCTGCTGAAGCTCAATCCGTATTACGATCGCTGGCAGGCTGCCATTCCATCTGATGCCTCGCAAGATGAACGCGATCGTCGCACATTCATGTTTGCCTCAATGTGGGCAGACGACATCAAGCGCGACAAAAACTATGTTTCTGACAAAGTGGATGGTGGCGGTCAGCAAGACTTTGCCGCCGAGGTCAGCGACTATAGTGATATGCGTATGCACAAGTACTGGCATTACGTTAACTATCCGTTTTCTAACGACGGAACACCGTTGCCGCCAGTGGCCAAGCCGAATTTGGAAACCGCTCTCGGTGACTTGCGTGCAGTGATTGCATCGGATGCCACGGAAGCGCAGAAGTCCTATGCGTTGAGCTGGCTTTTGCACCTGGTTGGCGATGCGCATCAGCCTTTGCACGCTGTTGCCCGCGTAAGCCAAAATGAAAAGGGTGGTGATCTGGGCGGCAACAAAGTATTTGTTATCGTCAAAGGTCGCAATTCTCGGTTGCACTTCTTCTGGGACGATGTTCTGGGAGTAGAAAGACAAGCCTGGCAGGTAAATAAATTGGCGCGAGAAATCCCGTCTGACGATACGCAAGCGACTGCCAATCTGACAGTCAATGACTGGCTGATGGAAAGCTTCAATGCTTGCCGAGAGTTGGTCTACACGGACCCAATTCTTGAAGGCTCCGGTCCTTTCACCATCACTGATGAGTACACCGAGAAGGCAAGGAAATTTATCAAGAAGAGAGTTTCACTTGCTGCCACGCGTTTGGCTAATCTCTTGAACGCTGAGCTCAAGTAAGCAGGCTAAGGAAAAGAGAAGGGCTCTAGGTCCTTCTCTTTTCGTTACCTCAACTTTTGCTGGAGGAAACAATGAAAAAAGAAATTCGATTCCTGATTTTCCTGGTCTTGGCTGTATTCGTTACCTATGGTCGCTATGTCCAATATCAATTCGCCATGGGAAAACTTGGCGTCAAGCCAATGGTTCTGACATTTTCCAAGTCGGGAGACTTGATGGAAATGGCCAATGGCGACGAGAAGAAAGCACCGAAAACAATTCACGTAAAGCAATGGCAAGAAGTGGATTTTGTTCACAACGCACGCCATGCAGAATTCAAAATTGATCGTGCCGCTGCTAACGACCTTTTCTTGCAATATCAGGGTACCGAACAACGTGGTGAAGACACTGTTGAAAAATACGAAGCCTTTAACTACGGGACTACATTCTACCTGCACGTAGATGTGGATGCTGACAGTGGGAAAAAGCACAAAGCAATTCCCTTTGAGGTGGAACCTGATACGCCCTAATTTTAAAAAAGGAGACATAACCCTATGTCTGTCTTCAAAACATATTACGTATCGTCCTACAAGTTTAAATTCAAATGCGTGAAGGGGACGCAAATACTTTCACGTCTGTTGGTTAGAGACAACCGTGTCTATCTGACCATGCTGGAGCCGGAAGGCGTCACCGAAAAAGAGTATCGCTACTTCAACATCATTGGGGATGGCGACAAACTGCCTGAAGGTGTAGACGCCAAGGTTATCGATTCTTACGTCGGACCCAACGGCTACTTCAATTTGCTTTACGAGTACACGCCAAAATCGGTGCAACGCAAGCGCCGAAAACAATAGGAGGAAGTCATGGAAAATTCAAAACGTTCCCAGTCCTTGCTTCCAATTCTGTTTATCATGGCTATTGGTTCTCTGATCATTTCAGGGATTGTCATGGCTATTACAGGAAGTGAGGGCTATTATCTTCGTGCGGCAATGGGTTCGCTTGATCCCAATGTTCGAGAACTATCTCGCATGATACCGCAGACGAAGGAGTACAATCGCGCCTCATCATTGAGGTTGCAAGAGGTGCCGACTGGCGATCCGATCGTTCGTCAGCAGGCTCGCGAATTGGCAAAAGATTGGATACGCACTTTCTACACCAGAATGAACAATTACACTCACGATTTTTGTTTTGTCTTGGTCGATAAAGAAAAGTATTCAATCAACGCCGTGACATTGGCAATTAGAGCCTTTCAAGCAAATGGCTACAAGGTGAAGTTGTCCGATTCCGGCTTCTATTACATTGTCGAAATAGCGGAGTAGCGGAATGTGAGTCGCTAAAAGATGGACTTAGTAAAGCGGCTCGTCGTCTGGTCTATATTCCCGGACGCGATGCCGCTCTACAATCCATAATTTACCTGCTATCGATGATTGGTCCAGAATTCGGATCAGATTTGCCAATGCTGTAAGCAAATCTATTCGGTTTGCTTTGCTTGGGAGACGTAAAACCGCAATTCCGGAGTGTTTGGCGGGACTGAAGAGTAGCGGATTGCTAAATCCCAAATCTAGTGTGACGAGACAGCGCCCCTCTTTGGCACACACAGCAATGAGGCTGTCGTCGGAAGAGCCGCACATCTTTTGATCGGCAACTGTCAGAACTTCGTGCCCTGCCGCTTCAAGTATTTCTTTCCCGCGCTTGCCGATGTTTTCATCAAGTTTGATTTTCAACTGAAAATACCTAACTTGGCAGATCTACATAGCGCTCACGAGTCATTTCGGCACCATATGCAATGCACGCCAAAATGTCATCTTCTGTGATTCCGGGGTGCTCCTCAATAATTTGCTGTGTCGACATGCCGCTGGCAAGAAAATCAAGAATTAGCGACACCCATATGCGATGACCTTTGATGCAGGGTTTTCCAAAGCATATGTTCGGATCGATGGAGATTCTGGAAAGGAGTTCGTCTTTGCTAGTCATTTTTCTATGTCAGTCTGCTGAGAGAGTAAGGCTAATTGCAGCATAGCGCGTGTCTATTTTTTTGTACAGGTTACACTAAGGAGTATAGTAAAACAACAGAAAAAATTTGCCATTGATGAGTATGGCAAATTGAAAAATTGGCGGGGGAAGTGGGACTCGAACCCATCCAGGTATCCTGTGGCCTTCCGCCTCTCCATGCAGCTTCAGAAGTGCCTTTGCTCGTGATGCTTCGTAGGGGCGCATTGCATGCGCCCGTTAAAAAGCAGGAGAGCTAGACACAACTGAAGAAACAGCACTGCTGTTATGAAAATTGCGAAGAGGGTGGGAATTGAACCCACTTAGGCCTGCCATCCCCCCGTGTTGAGGACGCATGTTGTTTATTGCCATACCTAATTAGTGGTTGCAAACAGCCTTATTTCAACTAATTCTTCGCTATCAATATTTGATAGCTTTTGGGATTGGTTGATGGCTGTATTGCTTGCTGGGTATACGTTTTAGCTCTTGGAAAATAATAAACAAATGATTAACAACACCGTAGACAAAATGCGGGGGCAAAGGCAATATTGAAAGCCCGCAATTAATGCTTGCAAGCAATCTTCAATTAGCGGGGCTCTGCTATCCTGGCAGGAACAACGAAAGGAACTATATGCACGTCAGAGACTTCTTGATGATTCCTGGACCAACTCCTGTGCCGGATGCTGTCTTGGAAGCATGTGCGCGACATCCAATTGGTCACCGTACTAAAGAGATGTCGGAAGCATTGAAGTCTGTCGTTGTGGATCTCAAGTGGTTGGGTGATACCAAAAGCGATGTACTTGTTCTCACCAGTTCCGGAACAGGTGCAATGGATGCTGCTATTGCCAATACGATCAACCCAGGAGACAAGGTGCTTAGTCTTGTCTGTGGTGTGTTTGGTAATCGCTGGGCCAAAATCGCAGAGGCTTATGGCGCTGCTGTTGAAAGAATTACTGTTGAGCCGGGTCAATGTATCGATCCGGAAGTCGTGCGTACTAAGTTGAAAGAAAACAAGGACAAGCCATTTAAGGCGGTCACCATTACGCACAACGAAACATCGACTGGTGTGATGAATGATTTGAAGACGATTGCTGCTTTGTGCAAGGAGCACGGCGCGCTTTCAATTGTTGATGCAGTGACAAGCTTTGGCGCTGTTGCAATTCCAATGGATGATTGGGGAATTGATGTTCTCATTACAGGCAGCCAGAAGGCTTTGATGTTGCCACCGGGAATGGCGTTCATTTTCATGGGCGAGCGCGCCTGGCAGGCAAGTAAGGACTGCCGCACTCCGAGATTCTATTTTGATTTGGCTAAGTACAAGAAATCTCTGGAAGATGATACGACGCCATTTACGCCAAATGTGTCGTTCATTATGGGTATGCAAGCCTCAATGAAGCTTTTCCGAGATGAAGGAAAAGACAAAGTCTTTAAACGCCATCAAGATTTGCAAAAGCTCTTGCGTAAAAATCTGACTTCGATGGGATTGAAATTGTTTGCGGCGGACAACATTGCTTCTCCGACAATTACTTCTATTCTGCCGCCCGATGGAGTGAGCGTCGCTGACATTCGTAAAGGAATGAAAGAACGCTTTCGAATCTTTGTTGCTGATGGTCAGGAGTCTCTGCAGGGCAAGATATTTCGCATCGGGCACATGGGCAATGTCTTTGAACGCGACATCTTAATGACCGTTGCTTGTTTGAAGACGGTGCTGGCAGATTTGGGTTTCAAGTCCAAATAACTTAGTTGTATGCCAAGTCTTGATCGGACCCAGGTTGTTCAAGGCGCACTACATTTGATTTGCGACGATTTTTAGCGAACCAATCTTTTATAACTTGTGCATGAGACTCAAATGCGATGTTTGATGGAAGCTCGTGTTCTTCAAAGAAGCGCAAATCCATTGTCTCGCTGCTAAGTGTCAGCGAACCGCCTGTGATTACTTTGGTCCAATAAAATACCTGAATATCGTTATGTCCTTCGGCGATTACCGACAAAATGTTCTTCTTGTTGATGACTGACTCTAAACCGGTTTCTTCAAGCAACTCTCTAGCCGCTGTTTGCTCAGGGTTTTCATAACTTTCCATATAACCACCAGGCAGACACCAATCACCTTTCATCGGCATGTTGCCGCGCCTTACGAGAAGCACGCGTCCTTCTAAACTAACGAGAACATGTGCTCCTGGAATTGGATTATTCCAGTCAATGAAGTTGCATGTCGGCTGGGAACAAGCGGGTGCTGTTCTGTCACCGGCTTCAATGAAAGTTAGAGCATTGCCGCAGAGCATGCAAAATTTTGATTTTATTTCCGAAATCATCTGAGTAAATCCCTCGCCAAGCTCAGATTACCTAACTAGGGTCTTGTATTTAATTTGATCTGAATATGGGGGGAATACGTATGACTGAAATGGGTGCAAAATTGAACCAGCAACATCGGGCGCATGCAATGCGCCCCTACTAAAACACATCGTAAAGAAAGAGAAAAACAAATCGAGACGGGGAGTCCATCTCGATTTGCGTGCGTTATTGTCCTTTGATTACAGCATCGATGTAGGTGATGCCGGCTGCTTTGGCGGCGATGACGCGGTGACGTCCGTCTTCGACGTCGTAGCCACCCAAAGCGCGAGGATGAAGAACAACGCGGACCATGTTGCGACCGGATTCGAAATCGCGGCGCATTTTTTCGATTTGTGTTTTATCGCGAAGTACACGTTGGACGTTCTTTTCAGAGACGAAAATATCGTCAACGGCGACCTCAACGATTTCTTCGTTGGTGTGTTTGTAACCGTGTTTGCGATTGCGATGCATAGCGTCCTCCAGGTGGAGGGCGCTCGCTCATCAAGTACGTACTTACGTCTTGTTAGAGCGAGGCCTCACCTGAAAGGCGCGAATCGCCACAACATCAGTTGTTGTTGCATGCGGGGTTTCCTTGTGTTGGGGTTTACTGTTGGACGCCTTTCATCGAGAGCTTCAAGTTGCCGGACTTTTCATGCACGCCGGTAAATTTGGCGAGAATTACTTGGTCTCTTGTGAGTGCGTCGTTGATGTCTTCAACGCGAGCGGGCACATTGAATTTGTCGATGGAAGCCGGCAAGCTTTCTTCGACTAGAAGAAATGCTCTGTGACCATCCTTGGCAAAATGGGTTACGCGTGCTGAGACGACATCGCCGATGCGAAGATCGCGCTCAAGCTGTTCGCGGCGAGGACGCACGAGAACTGCGCGGCGGCTTACTTTGACAGATGGCTTTTGCTCGTTGGTCAAATCGATATCCGTTACTTCAAACTCAAGCTCGCGCCCTTCAGCTTTTGCGGCGCTGAGATCTTCGGCTTGTCCAAAAATGGACATTTGTGAGCGGATAACCAGGGCTGTAGCGCCACTGGCAAATTCGACAACGGCGTAGGTTGATTCGACCCGGCGAATTTTTGCTGCCACAGTTTGACCTTTCTTCAATTCTTTGAGGAAGGCGAGCTGAGCTGCTGCGGGGCTGACTATCAAGCGACGTCTTGCAGGACGTCTTCCTTCAGCCGGCACCACGGTGACTTCCAGAATTTTGGCAACCAGTGTTTTGCCCTTGGTCACATCTGAGCCGATGCTGCCCAGCAGCGACTTTGGAACAAAAGCTTGAAGTTTGCCGAGTCCTGGAATTTCCACATCGAGGCCGGGATCGTTGCGATGCTTCGCTATGATTTCGACAACGGCTCCTTCTTGCAGGAGTTTGGTAGCGGCAGTCCATGCGTAGGACAACTTCAGTTGCCCATCTTCGCTTTCGTCGCTCACTACCTGAAATTCCGCCGTCTCGTTTTCTACAAGCGGAACTAGCGAAGGAAGTTCATTAGCTGGAATGAAGGATTCTGTTTTCTTGCCTGGAATGGCAATGTATGCACCCTCTCTGGTGATCTTCACCGGTGTGCCGGTGACTGTTTCGTTAGCGCTGCAGTTTTTCTGAGAGGGCGAGAACTCCTCCTCGAGCAGCCGCTCAAATTCGGACCGCTCGTTGGAGCGACCAGGTGTTTGGTTATTATTCATAGTATTTCCGTCTCTTAGACGTTCTTAGTGTTATCCGACGACACGACACACAGCGCTAACCACCTCGATGCAAGTCGAAGCGTGTAACCATCCGATCGCTTCAAAAGCGAGAGTAAAAAGGCAAAACTAATGCGCTGTCTTGGCTTTGGGTATTTCGGAGGAAAACTAGAATGTGAACGAATCGTTAACCCCAACGTAGCTAAATATCGAGACTGAAAGCAACAGAAATGAGTTAGACCTATAGTTCTAATAGATGTTGCGTATAGCGAGGCTTTACAAGCTATAGCGAGAATGGAGGATTGCGACCGAGCAATCCGGAATGGAGCGCGGGTTGCTGGCTGGCTAGCGAAGGCGAAGCTTGCGTAGCCGGAGCGTTATAATGCTAATGAAGTAGCGCAGACTGTTGCGTTAGCTGAGAGCAATCTCAGTTGATGAGGAAAGTCCGGGCACCAACGGGCTGGTTGCTGGGTAATTCCCAGTGCGCGTAAGCGTGAGGATAGTGCCACAGAAATGAAGACTGCCCATGATAAAAGGCGCTAGTGAGGCGAAGGGTTCTGATGAAGAATCCGTAGCCGAACGAACCAGTAGCTGCCGGATGGCTTAGCGAAAGCGAAGCCGAAGGCAAAGCTGGAGCGTTACATGGGTGATGATGCAACGGTGCGGTAAGAGCGCACCAGCAGGGTCGAGAGTCCCTGGCTAGGTAAACCCCGCTAAAGGTGCAAGGCTAAGGTATAAGTCCAGTAAATGATGGCCCATCATCTGGAATTGCCGATGCTGCTAGAGGGTTCAGGTAACTGAACTCGAAGATAGATGACAGTCTCAAACAGAACCCGGCTTATGCGCTACTTCAAATTTTTGATTTTTGCTAGTTTGTCATACGTGTCATACTGACTTATATAAAGGTGGTGGACAATGTGACTGTTT is a window from the Candidatus Obscuribacterales bacterium genome containing:
- a CDS encoding S1/P1 nuclease, which produces MFKRFLSFLISLFRNQRQTARTFNGTGHMTVANLAYKKLKPETKKRVKELLKLNPYYDRWQAAIPSDASQDERDRRTFMFASMWADDIKRDKNYVSDKVDGGGQQDFAAEVSDYSDMRMHKYWHYVNYPFSNDGTPLPPVAKPNLETALGDLRAVIASDATEAQKSYALSWLLHLVGDAHQPLHAVARVSQNEKGGDLGGNKVFVIVKGRNSRLHFFWDDVLGVERQAWQVNKLAREIPSDDTQATANLTVNDWLMESFNACRELVYTDPILEGSGPFTITDEYTEKARKFIKKRVSLAATRLANLLNAELK
- a CDS encoding DUF5615 family PIN-like protein, yielding MKIKLDENIGKRGKEILEAAGHEVLTVADQKMCGSSDDSLIAVCAKEGRCLVTLDLGFSNPLLFSPAKHSGIAVLRLPSKANRIDLLTALANLIRILDQSSIAGKLWIVERHRVREYRPDDEPLY
- a CDS encoding DUF433 domain-containing protein encodes the protein MTSKDELLSRISIDPNICFGKPCIKGHRIWVSLILDFLASGMSTQQIIEEHPGITEDDILACIAYGAEMTRERYVDLPS
- a CDS encoding alanine--glyoxylate aminotransferase family protein is translated as MHVRDFLMIPGPTPVPDAVLEACARHPIGHRTKEMSEALKSVVVDLKWLGDTKSDVLVLTSSGTGAMDAAIANTINPGDKVLSLVCGVFGNRWAKIAEAYGAAVERITVEPGQCIDPEVVRTKLKENKDKPFKAVTITHNETSTGVMNDLKTIAALCKEHGALSIVDAVTSFGAVAIPMDDWGIDVLITGSQKALMLPPGMAFIFMGERAWQASKDCRTPRFYFDLAKYKKSLEDDTTPFTPNVSFIMGMQASMKLFRDEGKDKVFKRHQDLQKLLRKNLTSMGLKLFAADNIASPTITSILPPDGVSVADIRKGMKERFRIFVADGQESLQGKIFRIGHMGNVFERDILMTVACLKTVLADLGFKSK
- a CDS encoding NUDIX domain-containing protein, producing MISEIKSKFCMLCGNALTFIEAGDRTAPACSQPTCNFIDWNNPIPGAHVLVSLEGRVLLVRRGNMPMKGDWCLPGGYMESYENPEQTAARELLEETGLESVINKKNILSVIAEGHNDIQVFYWTKVITGGSLTLSSETMDLRFFEEHELPSNIAFESHAQVIKDWFAKNRRKSNVVRLEQPGSDQDLAYN
- a CDS encoding ParB N-terminal domain-containing protein yields the protein MHRNRKHGYKHTNEEIVEVAVDDIFVSEKNVQRVLRDKTQIEKMRRDFESGRNMVRVVLHPRALGGYDVEDGRHRVIAAKAAGITYIDAVIKGQ